A genomic stretch from Chryseobacterium sp. SNU WT5 includes:
- a CDS encoding DUF4293 family protein encodes MLQRIQTVWIFLAILGAVFLFITGQDFALFGPVPFISVCCVILVLFGFISILSYKDRKRQLLLNKISIIINALLLGLLAYWILTLPGGMDFPEKGIEPLFPLFAIIFLLIANVFIRKDEKLVKSVDRLR; translated from the coding sequence ATGTTGCAGAGAATACAGACCGTATGGATATTTTTGGCTATTTTAGGCGCGGTATTTCTATTTATTACCGGTCAGGATTTTGCTCTTTTTGGACCAGTCCCTTTTATATCTGTTTGTTGTGTGATACTGGTTTTATTTGGATTTATAAGCATATTAAGTTACAAAGACCGTAAAAGACAGTTATTGCTGAATAAGATCAGCATTATTATAAACGCTTTGTTGCTCGGTTTATTGGCGTATTGGATACTCACCTTACCCGGAGGAATGGATTTTCCAGAGAAGGGTATTGAGCCTCTCTTTCCACTTTTTGCAATCATTTTTTTATTGATTGCCAATGTTTTTATTAGGAAAGATGAAAAGCTCGTAAAATCTGTAGACAGACTCCGCTAA
- a CDS encoding DUF2809 domain-containing protein produces the protein MKFNLKYFLITILLFIVEVLIATTFKDLFFVRAYLGDVIVVVLIYYFMLAFFDLKNKTKLIVGIFIFSVIVEVLQYFKIADVLNLKPGSIAAVVVGNSFSWIDILCYAVGCVILYLVELKSSIIGRPT, from the coding sequence ATGAAATTTAATCTCAAATATTTTTTAATTACCATTCTGCTTTTCATTGTAGAAGTTTTAATCGCAACTACTTTTAAAGATCTGTTTTTTGTTCGTGCCTATCTTGGTGATGTAATTGTCGTAGTTCTTATTTACTATTTTATGCTCGCATTTTTCGATCTTAAAAATAAAACAAAACTCATAGTAGGAATTTTTATTTTCTCGGTAATAGTAGAAGTTTTGCAGTATTTTAAAATCGCAGATGTTTTAAACTTAAAACCAGGAAGTATAGCCGCGGTTGTAGTTGGAAACAGTTTCAGTTGGATTGATATTCTGTGTTACGCCGTTGGATGTGTAATTCTATATTTGGTGGAATTAAAATCTTCGATTATTGGCAGACCAACTTAA
- a CDS encoding DUF1801 domain-containing protein, whose product MNPIQEYFFKIEEPQQSTLLFLRKKILESDPENITETLSFGLPFIKYKKKMLCYFYYSKKHQKHYLSFYHGDRLDYPELISEGRKKFKILLLDENEDLPLDFILKILDEIKQYIKP is encoded by the coding sequence GTGAACCCCATACAGGAATACTTTTTCAAAATTGAAGAACCGCAGCAAAGCACTCTTTTATTTCTGCGAAAAAAAATATTGGAAAGTGATCCAGAAAACATCACCGAAACATTAAGTTTTGGTTTGCCTTTCATTAAATATAAAAAGAAAATGCTCTGCTATTTTTATTATAGTAAAAAGCACCAAAAGCACTACCTGAGCTTCTATCACGGCGATCGTTTAGATTATCCCGAACTCATTTCGGAAGGCAGGAAAAAATTTAAAATTCTTCTCCTTGATGAAAATGAAGATTTACCGTTAGATTTTATTTTAAAAATTTTGGATGAAATAAAACAATATATTAAACCATGA
- a CDS encoding DUF6146 family protein — MNKIIFSILVLFIIFGCTPQNTITDNKENIGIKPQFNDDGEYDLVVFDSQYDYFLSAVARPMNTYTEDYLKSKNRFLVTEWNSLYYSGRNRNIIESSIDYDPTINYGIKYEYKLYQVFAYVRWKYGLRLNGLSAGDIR; from the coding sequence ATGAACAAAATAATTTTCAGCATCCTTGTATTATTTATAATTTTCGGCTGTACGCCGCAAAATACAATCACGGATAATAAAGAGAACATAGGGATAAAGCCTCAGTTTAATGATGACGGCGAGTATGATCTTGTTGTTTTTGATAGTCAGTACGATTACTTTCTAAGTGCTGTGGCCCGACCAATGAATACTTATACAGAAGATTATTTAAAATCAAAGAATCGTTTTTTAGTCACGGAATGGAATTCTCTGTACTATTCTGGAAGAAACAGAAATATAATAGAATCATCAATTGACTATGATCCTACAATTAACTACGGAATTAAATACGAGTATAAACTATATCAAGTATTCGCTTATGTAAGATGGAAGTACGGCTTAAGATTAAACGGCTTAAGCGCAGGAGACATTCGATAA
- a CDS encoding superoxide dismutase, with amino-acid sequence MMFTLPKLGYAYDALEPTIDAKTMEIHYTKHHQGYVDNLNKAVEGTDLADKSIEEVCKTGTDKAAVRNNGGGHYNHSLFWEILTPGGSKEPVGNVKAAIEAYGGFDKFKTDFTEAAKTRFGSGWAWLCKKEDGSVTVCSTPNQDNPLMPVADCQGIPLLGLDVWEHAYYLHYQNRRPDYVTSFFDVINWDKVEERFNK; translated from the coding sequence ATTATGTTCACATTACCAAAATTAGGATATGCGTACGATGCATTAGAACCAACAATCGATGCAAAGACGATGGAAATCCATTATACAAAACACCATCAAGGATATGTCGATAATTTAAATAAAGCAGTTGAAGGAACAGACTTAGCAGATAAGTCCATTGAAGAAGTTTGCAAAACAGGAACTGATAAGGCAGCTGTTAGAAATAATGGTGGTGGCCATTACAATCATTCTCTTTTCTGGGAGATCTTGACTCCAGGGGGAAGTAAAGAGCCAGTAGGAAACGTAAAAGCTGCCATTGAAGCTTATGGTGGTTTTGATAAATTTAAAACCGATTTTACTGAAGCTGCTAAAACCAGATTTGGTTCTGGTTGGGCATGGCTTTGCAAAAAAGAAGATGGATCGGTAACGGTATGTTCTACTCCTAATCAAGACAATCCTTTAATGCCTGTTGCAGATTGCCAAGGAATCCCATTGTTAGGATTAGACGTTTGGGAACACGCTTATTATCTACATTACCAAAATAGAAGACCTGATTATGTAACATCATTTTTTGATGTGATCAATTGGGATAAAGTTGAAGAAAGATTTAATAAGTAA
- the rho gene encoding transcription termination factor Rho, whose protein sequence is MFNIETLRSKSDSDLAKITNDLGVKLAKNSTDNDKIFAILDFQASNTKVVKEYYTATETPMNTEEPKAPTPKKAVAKKAAPKKKVEKPNEVSDIIIPEVKKVEEPAVAEVTAETTEVAESRKPANTGQQKQKRQRVAVPVKEASAETDVKEDVKEKEVAAEIKPEQPRTKHSNQQQNQNSSSNSNQAGNGNGNQNGNQHKQPQHQNKNPNQHKNANQNRNQHNGDSQDEPAKKEFNFDGLVTIEGVLEILPDNYGFLRSSDFSYISSPDDVYVSTNQIRNYALKTGDTVRGIVRLPKEGEKYFSLLKPTEVNGRDLDFIKDRVAFEFLTPLFPEEKFNLTGKNATPITRIVDLFTPIGKGQRAMIVAQPKTGKTMLLKEIANAISANHPEAYMMILLIDERPEEVTDMERSVNAEVIASTFDEPAEKHVKVANLVLSKAQRMVECGHDVIILLDSITRLARAYNTVTPASGKILSGGVDANALHKPKRFFGAARNIEGGGSLTIIATALIDTGSKMDEVIFEEFKGTGNMELQLDRKIANKRIYPAIDLTSSSTRRDDLLMDDLTQQRMWILRKYLADMNPVEAMEFVNKNIRQTLNNEEFLMSMNR, encoded by the coding sequence ATGTTCAACATTGAAACGTTAAGGTCGAAATCCGATTCAGATTTGGCCAAAATCACCAACGATCTGGGCGTTAAACTTGCTAAAAACAGCACCGACAACGATAAAATTTTTGCTATTTTGGATTTTCAAGCATCCAATACGAAGGTAGTAAAAGAATACTATACTGCCACAGAAACCCCTATGAATACAGAAGAACCAAAAGCACCTACCCCTAAAAAAGCTGTAGCGAAGAAGGCTGCACCTAAAAAGAAGGTAGAGAAGCCAAATGAGGTTTCTGATATAATAATTCCCGAAGTTAAAAAGGTTGAAGAACCCGCTGTTGCGGAAGTGACTGCAGAAACCACGGAAGTTGCAGAATCTAGAAAACCTGCTAATACGGGTCAACAGAAGCAAAAAAGACAGCGTGTAGCAGTTCCTGTAAAAGAAGCCTCTGCTGAAACTGATGTTAAAGAGGATGTGAAAGAAAAGGAAGTTGCCGCTGAAATTAAGCCGGAACAACCTAGAACAAAGCACTCTAATCAACAGCAGAACCAAAACTCCAGTTCTAATTCTAATCAGGCTGGGAATGGGAATGGTAATCAAAACGGTAATCAGCATAAACAGCCACAACATCAGAATAAAAATCCTAACCAACACAAAAACGCTAATCAGAATAGAAATCAGCATAATGGCGATTCGCAAGATGAGCCAGCTAAAAAAGAATTCAATTTTGATGGGCTGGTAACGATTGAAGGAGTTTTGGAAATTCTTCCAGATAACTATGGTTTCCTTCGTTCATCAGATTTTTCTTACATTTCTTCTCCAGATGATGTTTATGTTTCTACCAACCAAATTAGAAATTACGCATTAAAAACAGGAGATACTGTTCGAGGGATCGTAAGATTACCAAAAGAAGGTGAAAAATATTTTTCATTATTAAAACCAACAGAAGTTAATGGTCGGGATTTAGATTTTATTAAAGATCGAGTTGCTTTTGAATTTTTGACCCCACTTTTCCCTGAAGAAAAATTTAATTTGACTGGAAAAAATGCTACGCCGATTACCAGAATCGTAGATTTATTTACTCCGATTGGAAAAGGACAGCGTGCCATGATCGTGGCCCAGCCAAAAACGGGAAAAACAATGTTACTAAAAGAAATTGCTAATGCGATTTCTGCAAATCATCCAGAAGCTTACATGATGATTTTACTCATCGATGAAAGACCGGAAGAGGTTACCGACATGGAAAGAAGTGTAAATGCAGAAGTAATCGCTTCTACATTTGATGAACCCGCAGAGAAACATGTAAAAGTGGCAAACTTGGTTTTATCCAAAGCTCAACGAATGGTTGAATGTGGGCATGATGTTATTATTCTATTAGATTCTATTACGCGTTTGGCCAGAGCCTATAATACCGTCACACCAGCTTCAGGGAAGATTTTATCGGGAGGTGTAGATGCAAATGCCTTGCACAAACCGAAAAGATTCTTTGGTGCAGCGAGAAATATTGAGGGCGGAGGCTCTTTAACAATTATCGCAACAGCATTAATTGACACAGGATCCAAAATGGACGAAGTGATCTTCGAAGAGTTTAAAGGAACTGGTAACATGGAATTACAACTCGACCGAAAAATTGCGAATAAAAGAATTTATCCCGCAATTGATCTAACTTCATCTAGTACAAGACGTGATGATCTGTTAATGGATGACTTAACGCAACAAAGAATGTGGATTTTACGCAAGTATCTTGCAGATATGAATCCAGTTGAAGCGATGGAATTTGTTAACAAAAACATCAGGCAAACTTTAAATAATGAAGAGTTTTTGATGTCGATGAATCGATAA
- the mutS gene encoding DNA mismatch repair protein MutS produces the protein MAKEKKETPLMTQYNTIKAKYPDALLLFRVGDFYETFGTDAIRTSQILGIVLTKRANGEGHIELAGFPHHSVDTYLPKLVRAGLRVAICDQLEDPKGVKGIVKRGVTELVTPGVTFNEQVLTSKKNNFLLSIHKAKEKYGIALVDVSTGEFLTSEGNLEQLLHIVGTFDPSEIIYQRTTELPSQLKNRNSFKLEDWAFQYNYAYEKLTNHFKTNSLKGFGIEDLNLGITAAGAIFAYLVEDTHHALLQHITKIKLIPKDDYLMMDHFTLRNLEIVYSSHSQGKSLLDIIDKTSTPMGGRLLRRRLILPLKSVNEINRRLDLIEFFNKEENLKYEILQLLKSISDLDRLMGKLAAEKISPKELGYLRQSLINIRNIKELLHAHDEVLAWLSPLIPLDELIEYLINYLNDELPVNISKGNVIKTSISEELDHLRGLQSKGKNFLDEMCDREVKRTGITSLKISFNNVFGYFIEVRNSHKDKVPEDWIRKQTLVNAERYITEELKEYEEQILGAEEKISKIEHLLYRKVCENVMIYIDQIQENSKIIAELDCGVGLSELAVSESYTKPVLNEGFEIDLKEARHPIIENALPLGEKYIPNDLFLSKDSQQIIMVTGPNMAGKSAILRQTAIICLMAQIGSFVPAKHAEIGVLDKIFTRVGATDNISSGESTFMVEMNEAANILNNISERSLILLDEIGRGTSTYDGVSIAWAIAEYLHQHPTQAKTLFATHYHELNEMTVNFERIKNFHVSIQEHKKSIIFLRKLVPGGSEHSFGIHVAKLAGMPSKVVSRANEVLKTLEKSRSHSGSKDSAKAITDESLQLSFFQLDDPVLENIREELLKIDINTLTPIEALMKLNSIKKMIGK, from the coding sequence GTGGCAAAAGAAAAGAAAGAAACTCCTTTAATGACGCAATACAATACCATCAAGGCGAAATACCCTGATGCGCTTTTGCTGTTTCGAGTAGGAGATTTCTACGAAACTTTCGGAACGGACGCGATTCGAACGTCGCAGATTTTAGGAATCGTTTTGACCAAAAGAGCCAACGGTGAAGGTCATATCGAACTTGCCGGCTTTCCACATCATTCCGTGGATACTTATTTGCCAAAACTCGTGAGAGCGGGACTTCGTGTTGCAATCTGTGATCAGTTAGAAGATCCAAAAGGAGTGAAAGGAATTGTAAAACGTGGCGTTACAGAACTGGTAACTCCTGGCGTCACCTTCAATGAACAGGTTTTAACTTCTAAGAAAAATAACTTTCTACTTTCTATTCATAAAGCAAAGGAGAAGTACGGAATCGCTTTAGTCGATGTTTCTACTGGGGAATTTCTAACTTCGGAAGGAAATCTGGAACAGCTGCTTCATATCGTTGGAACTTTTGATCCAAGCGAAATTATTTATCAGCGAACAACTGAACTTCCTTCTCAATTGAAGAACCGCAATTCTTTTAAATTAGAAGATTGGGCTTTTCAATACAATTATGCCTACGAAAAACTCACCAATCATTTCAAAACCAATTCATTAAAAGGTTTTGGAATTGAGGATTTGAATTTAGGAATTACAGCAGCCGGAGCTATCTTTGCTTATTTAGTTGAAGATACGCATCATGCACTTTTACAGCATATTACGAAAATAAAATTGATTCCGAAAGATGATTATCTGATGATGGATCATTTTACGTTGCGAAATTTAGAAATCGTTTATTCAAGTCATTCGCAAGGGAAATCATTACTCGATATTATTGATAAAACTTCTACGCCAATGGGCGGAAGATTGTTAAGAAGAAGATTGATTTTGCCTTTAAAATCGGTCAACGAAATCAACAGAAGATTAGATCTCATTGAGTTTTTTAATAAAGAAGAAAATCTGAAATATGAGATTTTACAGTTATTAAAATCGATTTCAGATTTGGACCGTTTGATGGGAAAACTGGCAGCGGAAAAAATTTCACCGAAAGAACTTGGTTATCTTCGTCAGAGTTTGATTAACATTAGAAATATTAAAGAATTACTTCACGCTCATGATGAGGTTTTGGCTTGGTTGTCACCTTTAATTCCTTTAGATGAACTCATTGAATATTTAATTAATTATTTGAATGATGAACTTCCCGTTAATATTTCAAAAGGAAATGTAATTAAAACCAGTATTTCAGAAGAACTCGATCATTTGCGCGGACTTCAAAGCAAAGGGAAAAATTTTTTGGATGAAATGTGCGATCGTGAAGTAAAACGCACCGGAATCACAAGTTTAAAAATCAGTTTCAACAATGTTTTCGGTTATTTTATTGAAGTAAGAAATTCTCATAAAGATAAAGTTCCAGAAGATTGGATTCGCAAGCAAACCCTCGTGAATGCCGAACGATACATCACCGAAGAACTCAAAGAATACGAAGAACAAATTCTGGGAGCCGAAGAAAAGATTTCAAAAATTGAACATTTGCTTTACCGAAAGGTTTGTGAAAATGTAATGATTTACATTGATCAGATTCAGGAGAATTCTAAGATCATTGCAGAATTGGATTGCGGTGTCGGTTTATCTGAACTTGCCGTTTCTGAATCTTATACAAAACCAGTTTTAAATGAAGGTTTTGAAATTGATTTAAAAGAAGCACGCCATCCGATCATTGAAAACGCTTTGCCATTGGGTGAAAAATACATTCCAAATGATTTGTTTTTGTCTAAAGATTCCCAACAGATTATTATGGTTACCGGTCCGAATATGGCGGGTAAATCTGCGATTCTGAGACAAACCGCTATCATTTGTCTAATGGCTCAAATAGGAAGTTTCGTGCCAGCAAAACATGCAGAGATCGGAGTTTTAGATAAAATATTTACCAGAGTTGGAGCAACCGATAATATTTCTTCCGGCGAATCAACGTTCATGGTTGAGATGAATGAAGCTGCAAATATTCTCAATAATATTTCTGAACGAAGTTTAATTCTTTTAGATGAAATCGGACGTGGAACGTCTACTTATGACGGAGTTTCCATAGCCTGGGCTATTGCGGAATATCTACATCAACATCCGACGCAGGCGAAAACATTATTTGCCACGCATTATCACGAACTCAACGAAATGACGGTGAATTTTGAAAGAATTAAAAACTTCCATGTTTCAATACAAGAACATAAAAAGAGTATTATTTTTTTACGAAAATTAGTTCCTGGCGGAAGTGAACATAGTTTCGGGATTCACGTTGCAAAGTTGGCGGGAATGCCTTCAAAAGTGGTCAGCCGAGCGAATGAAGTTTTGAAAACTTTAGAAAAAAGCCGTTCACACAGCGGATCCAAAGATTCCGCAAAAGCCATTACTGATGAGAGTTTACAACTTTCTTTCTTCCAGCTAGATGATCCTGTTTTAGAAAATATTCGGGAAGAATTGTTGAAGATCGATATCAATACTTTAACGCCGATTGAAGCGTTGATGAAGTTGAATTCGATTAAGAAGATGATTGGAAAGTAA
- a CDS encoding ABC transporter ATP-binding protein: MKPFQRILFFAKPHQKYLFASMFCNIMYSLLNIFSVATMLPILGLMFGTVEKVDTTTAPVNSGKLVDFFSYAKDWAYYSIQMQIDQNGAVKVLAFLCGVTALAFLLRNAFRYLGAYLLVNYRVGITKDLRTAMYDKFLKLPVSFFTEKRKGDMMSRISNDIGGVEGGIMGSLVDVINSPFMIITSLVTLFILSPKLTLFSLLVFPIMGWLISWVGKSLKKQATAAQEELGNLFSLVDETLKSSKVIKIFNADKILKNRFNTTTDNWQKYAIGMSRRRELASPMSEFLGSVTILIITWFAGVQILNEQTMEPETFLVFIAMFFQILDPAKKLANAVSNIQGGMASLDRVSEVLDYDLKVDEIENPIPISTLKNQIEFNKIGFFYDKDNVILKNFNLTIPKGKTIALVGQSGSGKTTVANLLARFYDVSEGEILVDGENVKNLKVSDYRHLLGMVTQESVLFNDSVFNNILMGKPDATEDEVIAAAKIANAHEFIDHLPEKYYTNIGDDGNKLSGGQKQRVSIARAVLKNPPIMILDEATSALDTESERFVQDALEKMMENRTSLVIAHRLSTIQKADWIVVMERGLVVEQGTHQDLFDKNGTYRKLVDLQNFG, from the coding sequence ATGAAACCATTCCAAAGAATACTCTTTTTCGCAAAACCGCATCAGAAATATCTTTTTGCCAGCATGTTTTGCAATATCATGTACTCTCTTCTTAACATTTTCTCTGTGGCTACCATGTTACCTATTTTGGGTTTAATGTTTGGCACCGTAGAGAAAGTTGACACGACCACAGCACCCGTTAATTCCGGGAAATTGGTCGATTTTTTTAGCTATGCTAAAGATTGGGCATATTACAGTATTCAAATGCAAATAGATCAAAATGGTGCTGTAAAGGTGTTGGCATTTCTTTGTGGGGTAACTGCTTTGGCATTTTTACTCAGAAATGCATTTCGATATTTAGGCGCTTATCTTTTGGTTAATTATCGGGTTGGAATCACTAAAGATCTGAGAACTGCCATGTACGATAAGTTTCTAAAATTGCCAGTTTCATTTTTCACTGAAAAGAGAAAAGGAGATATGATGTCTAGAATCTCTAATGATATCGGCGGCGTAGAAGGCGGCATTATGGGAAGTCTGGTGGATGTGATCAACTCTCCTTTTATGATTATCACTTCCTTAGTTACGCTCTTCATTCTTTCCCCAAAATTAACTTTATTTTCTTTATTGGTTTTTCCAATCATGGGTTGGTTGATTTCATGGGTGGGTAAAAGTTTAAAAAAACAAGCTACCGCAGCGCAGGAAGAATTAGGAAATTTATTCTCTTTGGTTGATGAGACCTTAAAGTCTTCGAAAGTCATCAAAATCTTCAATGCAGACAAGATCCTAAAAAATAGATTTAATACAACTACCGACAACTGGCAAAAATATGCGATTGGAATGAGTCGTAGAAGAGAGCTGGCCTCGCCAATGAGTGAGTTTTTAGGTTCGGTTACCATTCTAATTATCACTTGGTTTGCAGGGGTTCAAATCCTAAATGAACAGACTATGGAACCGGAAACATTCTTGGTATTCATTGCCATGTTTTTCCAGATCCTGGATCCAGCAAAAAAGCTAGCGAATGCTGTTTCTAATATTCAGGGAGGTATGGCGAGTTTAGACCGTGTTTCAGAAGTTTTGGATTACGATCTAAAAGTGGACGAAATTGAAAATCCTATTCCCATTTCCACTTTAAAAAATCAAATAGAATTCAACAAAATTGGATTTTTTTATGATAAAGATAATGTGATTTTAAAGAACTTTAATCTCACCATTCCTAAAGGAAAGACAATAGCCTTGGTGGGACAGTCAGGTTCCGGCAAAACAACCGTTGCCAATTTACTTGCACGATTTTACGATGTTTCTGAAGGCGAGATCTTAGTGGACGGAGAAAATGTTAAGAATTTGAAAGTATCCGATTACCGACACCTTTTGGGAATGGTAACTCAGGAATCCGTTTTATTTAATGATTCGGTTTTTAATAATATTTTGATGGGGAAACCTGATGCTACAGAAGATGAAGTAATAGCTGCAGCAAAAATTGCCAATGCTCATGAATTCATCGATCATCTTCCGGAAAAATATTACACCAATATCGGTGATGATGGAAACAAACTCTCTGGCGGACAAAAACAAAGAGTTTCTATCGCGAGGGCCGTTTTAAAGAATCCACCGATTATGATCCTGGATGAAGCAACCTCTGCATTAGATACAGAGTCTGAAAGATTTGTACAGGATGCTTTAGAAAAAATGATGGAAAACAGAACTTCTCTTGTCATTGCACACCGACTTTCAACTATTCAAAAAGCAGACTGGATTGTCGTTATGGAACGTGGACTTGTTGTTGAACAGGGAACGCATCAAGATTTATTTGATAAGAATGGAACTTACAGAAAGTTGGTAGATCTGCAAAATTTTGGATAG
- a CDS encoding energy transducer TonB: MMKNIILLFFCLVGIVLFGQTVATPTLTDKSETFEQDLKGANFPGGNDAFTKLVYSKFNSGLIDCQDQDIQRTMIEFIVEKDGTLSNIKAIGANGSLNKEGIRIVKSITEKWQPATLKGKNVRMNFKQPIKLVCQ, translated from the coding sequence ATGATGAAAAACATAATTCTTCTCTTTTTTTGTTTAGTTGGAATAGTGCTTTTTGGGCAGACTGTCGCTACACCTACTTTGACTGATAAAAGTGAAACCTTCGAACAAGACTTGAAAGGTGCAAATTTTCCAGGGGGAAATGACGCTTTTACCAAACTGGTTTACTCCAAATTTAATTCTGGACTAATTGATTGCCAAGACCAAGACATACAAAGAACCATGATCGAATTCATTGTAGAAAAAGACGGAACCCTAAGTAATATCAAAGCGATTGGAGCCAATGGAAGTTTGAACAAAGAAGGGATAAGAATCGTAAAATCAATTACAGAGAAATGGCAACCTGCTACTTTAAAAGGTAAAAACGTACGGATGAATTTTAAACAGCCAATTAAGTTGGTCTGCCAATAA
- a CDS encoding M28 family metallopeptidase: MSKFCFLILFFISSLLFSQEISKETVTEVLSTLASDGMKGREIGTPENDTAAQYIAKKFGDNNLDYCVGDSYLVPFEYKGKVVYNVCGIKKGNTEKTLAFSAHFDHIGTTDKPGDHVYNGADDNASGVTAIIGLADYFKEKKSEFSMVFMAFNGEEKGMKGSKAIAEIPQLQNYYKNISALFNFEMVATVSQFGPNAMYMTGDEFSDLDELINQNAANNLKINEDPYKRQKLFYRSDNVVFVKKKIIAHSFSTVDMTKAKHYHQLNDDLSVVDFDNLTQIINNFGKTVERLNPKTFAPIYTDQVNFN; this comes from the coding sequence ATGTCAAAATTCTGTTTCCTTATTCTATTTTTTATTTCCTCCCTATTATTCTCGCAAGAAATCTCTAAGGAAACTGTTACCGAAGTTCTATCAACTTTAGCTTCTGATGGTATGAAAGGCCGGGAAATAGGAACACCAGAAAACGACACAGCAGCACAGTATATTGCGAAAAAATTCGGCGATAATAATTTGGATTATTGTGTAGGAGATTCCTATTTGGTACCTTTTGAATACAAAGGGAAGGTGGTTTACAATGTCTGCGGCATTAAGAAAGGAAACACTGAAAAAACACTGGCATTCTCCGCTCATTTCGATCATATCGGAACCACTGACAAACCAGGGGATCATGTGTATAACGGGGCAGATGATAATGCCAGCGGAGTAACAGCGATTATTGGGTTAGCTGATTATTTTAAAGAAAAAAAATCAGAGTTTTCAATGGTTTTTATGGCTTTCAATGGTGAAGAAAAAGGAATGAAGGGTTCAAAAGCGATTGCTGAAATTCCCCAATTACAGAACTATTATAAAAACATAAGCGCTTTATTTAATTTTGAGATGGTTGCCACAGTATCACAGTTCGGACCTAATGCAATGTACATGACTGGTGACGAATTTTCTGATCTAGACGAACTGATCAACCAGAACGCAGCCAACAATTTAAAGATCAATGAAGATCCATATAAGCGACAAAAACTTTTTTATCGCTCAGATAACGTGGTTTTTGTGAAGAAGAAAATAATTGCACATTCATTTTCAACTGTTGATATGACGAAAGCAAAACACTACCACCAGCTTAACGATGACCTAAGCGTTGTAGATTTTGATAACTTAACGCAAATCATTAATAACTTTGGAAAAACTGTAGAAAGGCTGAATCCAAAAACTTTCGCTCCGATCTATACTGATCAGGTAAATTTCAATTAA
- a CDS encoding energy transducer TonB: MKKLYFIGAILMSGFIFSQEKTKETYLITEQIAEFPEGGATKFRQLIVDNFREKKVKGQGKEFCELGFVIERDGSISNIKATGTNDSFNKEAIRAISKIKTKWIPAKINNEVVRYRFRLPLNLTFD, from the coding sequence ATGAAGAAACTATATTTTATTGGTGCGATTCTCATGTCTGGATTTATCTTTTCACAAGAAAAAACAAAAGAAACTTACCTTATTACAGAACAAATAGCGGAATTTCCCGAAGGTGGAGCTACAAAGTTTCGTCAATTAATTGTAGATAATTTTAGAGAAAAAAAGGTGAAAGGTCAAGGAAAAGAATTTTGTGAACTCGGCTTCGTAATTGAACGTGATGGTTCCATAAGTAATATAAAAGCAACTGGAACAAATGATAGTTTTAACAAAGAAGCGATACGCGCCATCTCCAAAATAAAAACAAAATGGATTCCGGCGAAAATTAATAATGAAGTTGTAAGATACCGATTTCGACTTCCTTTAAATCTGACTTTTGACTGA